The genomic segment TTACATCGGGGGCTACCTCGCCCGCCTTGCGTACGTGTATTACGTGGTGAAACCGAGCCTGCCGCCCGACATCCAGTCTGCCTACGAAGACGGCCTGCGCCGCATCTTCGACCGCCTGACGGCCCTCTACCCCTCCGGCAACGGCGGGGCCGACATGGAGACCTTCCAGCTCGCCGGCCTGTGGTACGCCGCCGAGGCCATCGACGACGACGACCTGCGAACCCGCGCGCTGAACCACTCCCGCTACGTCCTGAACGTCATCATGAAAGGCGACGGCTACTTCCACGAACACGGCGACGACGGCATCGACCTCTCCTACGAGGGCATCGCCCAGCGTTTCATCGCCTGGGCCGCCTTGTTGTACAACGACGCCACGATCGACGGGTATCTTGAGAAATCAGCCCGCCTGAAGGCCCATCAGACCCTCCCCGAACCCGACGGCCGCTTCACCAGCCCCTCCCATTTCAACACCGGCACCGTCTGGGGCTCGGCTACCGACCAGTGGCACACCTACGCCCGTGACCACGCCGTCGCCATGACGACCGACGAGGCGAAATACCTCGTCTGGACGGGGCGCGTGCTGGGATCGACCTATTTCCAGGGACTGCCGGACGAGGCACAGATGCGTTCGGACATCGCCCTCGCCATCTCCCAGCGCAACGCCGACACCGACGGCAGCCTGAGCTGGACGTGGAACGCGGCGTCGACCGCGGTCCCTAAGGCCTGGTCGCCACAGCACTGGCTGAATGGGATCGTGCCGGCGGCCGACCTGTACCCCGCCGGATTTTACGACCAGCTAAGCGCTCTGGCCTCCTCGGGGAGCGCGCTGATGTCCCCTCCGATGCTCCGTGAACCCGGCTTTATCGAAGTGTTTGGGGATGATTTTGTCGTCGCCCGGTTCGGGACCTACGGCGCGATCGTCCACACCGGCACCACCGTCGCTGCCTGGGCCGACGGCGTACCAGGGCTCTCCGGCGGCGCGCTGTCGGCGTTCTGGACGGAAGAAGGCGGAGCCGCCCTGCTCGGGATGTCGCGCGGCGCGCAGAACGCCGTCTCCGATCAATGGACGGGCGCGCAGGGGTGGGATACCTGGGCCGTCCAGGCGATCTCCGGCGTCAACGCCGCCGGCCAGCCCTTTAGCTCCGCCCGAAACCGGATGCCGACGGTCGAGCGCACCATCGAAGGAACGGAACGCGCCACCGTGATCGTCTCCGGGGCGATCGGATCGCACGACGGCGCACGCAGCGCCCCCGGCGGGGCCATCGCCGGCGATGTCGCCTACACCCGCACGTTCACCCTCGCCGAAAGCGGCGTCACCGTCACCTCCACCCTCGTCTCCGACGGCGCCGACGTCGTGGGGGGATTGTGGGAGATGCTTCCGCTGTACCTCCGCGACGCCGGCCAGACAGACGGCGACGCCCGGATCGAGTGGCGGGTGGGGCCGGACTGGATTCCGGCCACGACCGATTTCCAGACCGGCGTGACAGCGATCCGGTCGACCCGGTTCGAACAACCCGTGCAGATCGTGTTCGAGGAGCCGCGGCGCGTGAAGCTGTCGCCGGCCGTGTGGACCTCCCCCGCCATGGGCGCTCGCGTGCAGAACGTGATGATCGACCTGCTCGGCGCCGACGGCGGCGTCGCTATGCCAACCCTGGCATCCGTCACCTACACGATAGCCCCAGCGTCATCACTCGTCTACGGCGACCCCAGCGGCAACAGCGAAATCAGCGCCCTCGACGCCGCGCTGGTGCTGGAGCATGTCGCCGGCCAGCAGTTCCTCGGCGGCGACGCCCTCCTCGCCGCCGACGTCACCGGCAACGGCCTCGTCACCCCCCTCGACGCCTCCTACATCCTGCAATTCGTAGTGGGCATTATCGACTGCCTGCCGGCCGATAGCGCTTGCATAACCGCACGTTAGTGCGTTGAACATTTACTCGTTGAACGTTTCTCCTTTCAATCCTCGTACTCGTACTCAGCGAAGCGGTACTCGTACTCGTACTCGAATCCGTTTCCGCCTCGAACGCCCCTCACATCAATTCTCGTACTCGAAATCGTTTTCTCGTTGAACGTTGACTCGTTGAGACGAAGTAATTCATTCGAATGGCGAGACGTCGAGAT from the Rhodothermales bacterium genome contains:
- a CDS encoding dockerin type I repeat-containing protein, which gives rise to ILPLMPCASRYRLHLWLFLASLLTGPAMAQIPQVHPYQITLRTYLGTFDEADFEVDLQPIVYDPGYFTTKDALHRTWILMEDRGRKMPANTGLRVDAGLFTLPSIERDGTVYMQVGRNSGFFDPLETAWWVAWDYPGNPYFQHPAGINRAFIAAAVDLILTEHNLETSAANRRSDYIGGYLARLAYVYYVVKPSLPPDIQSAYEDGLRRIFDRLTALYPSGNGGADMETFQLAGLWYAAEAIDDDDLRTRALNHSRYVLNVIMKGDGYFHEHGDDGIDLSYEGIAQRFIAWAALLYNDATIDGYLEKSARLKAHQTLPEPDGRFTSPSHFNTGTVWGSATDQWHTYARDHAVAMTTDEAKYLVWTGRVLGSTYFQGLPDEAQMRSDIALAISQRNADTDGSLSWTWNAASTAVPKAWSPQHWLNGIVPAADLYPAGFYDQLSALASSGSALMSPPMLREPGFIEVFGDDFVVARFGTYGAIVHTGTTVAAWADGVPGLSGGALSAFWTEEGGAALLGMSRGAQNAVSDQWTGAQGWDTWAVQAISGVNAAGQPFSSARNRMPTVERTIEGTERATVIVSGAIGSHDGARSAPGGAIAGDVAYTRTFTLAESGVTVTSTLVSDGADVVGGLWEMLPLYLRDAGQTDGDARIEWRVGPDWIPATTDFQTGVTAIRSTRFEQPVQIVFEEPRRVKLSPAVWTSPAMGARVQNVMIDLLGADGGVAMPTLASVTYTIAPASSLVYGDPSGNSEISALDAALVLEHVAGQQFLGGDALLAADVTGNGLVTPLDASYILQFVVGIIDCLPADSACITAR